From the Pseudomonas sp. SORT22 genome, one window contains:
- a CDS encoding hydrolase, whose amino-acid sequence MFASTPSPFKPALGLGNPHMQTLWGPLWRKSAALSRQRERLWLADGDFLDIDWHGPHEATTPVVLVLHGLTGSSSSPYVIGMQQALADRGWASVALNWRGCSGEPNLLPRSYHSGASEDLAEAIDHLRAQRPQAPLYAVGYSLGGNVLLKHLGEAGSASQLQAAVAVSVPFRLDQCADRIGLGFSRVYQAHFMRAMLAYVKDKQRHFQHHGHHEGLAALERLGPLENLRTFWDFDGRVTAPLNGFSDAKDYYRRASSRYFLGENRTPTLIIHSSDDPFVFAHSLPAANELAAQTTFELHARGGHVGFVDGSVRNPGYYLERRIPQWLAGN is encoded by the coding sequence ATGTTTGCCTCAACCCCCAGCCCCTTCAAACCCGCCCTGGGGCTGGGCAATCCGCACATGCAGACGCTCTGGGGGCCACTATGGCGCAAGTCAGCGGCCCTGAGCCGCCAGCGCGAACGTCTGTGGCTGGCTGATGGCGATTTCCTCGACATCGACTGGCACGGCCCCCATGAAGCGACAACCCCGGTGGTGCTGGTGCTGCACGGGCTCACCGGCTCGTCCAGCTCGCCGTACGTCATCGGCATGCAGCAGGCCCTGGCCGACCGTGGCTGGGCCAGCGTGGCGCTGAACTGGCGCGGCTGCTCGGGCGAACCCAACCTGCTGCCACGCAGCTACCATTCCGGTGCCAGCGAAGACCTGGCCGAAGCCATTGATCACCTGCGCGCCCAGCGCCCGCAAGCGCCGTTGTATGCCGTGGGTTATTCGCTGGGCGGCAATGTGCTGCTCAAGCACCTGGGCGAAGCCGGCTCGGCCAGCCAGTTGCAGGCGGCGGTGGCGGTGTCGGTGCCGTTTCGCCTGGACCAGTGCGCCGACCGCATCGGCCTGGGTTTTTCCCGGGTGTACCAGGCGCATTTCATGCGCGCCATGCTCGCTTATGTGAAGGACAAGCAGCGCCACTTCCAGCATCACGGCCACCACGAAGGGCTGGCCGCGCTGGAGCGCCTGGGGCCGCTGGAAAACCTGCGCACCTTCTGGGATTTCGACGGCCGGGTGACCGCGCCGCTCAATGGCTTTAGCGATGCCAAGGACTACTACCGACGTGCTTCCAGCCGGTATTTTCTGGGCGAGAACCGCACGCCGACGCTGATCATCCATTCCAGCGATGATCCCTTCGTGTTCGCCCATAGCTTGCCAGCAGCCAATGAACTGGCGGCGCAGACCACCTTTGAGCTGCATGCGCGGGGCGGACATGTAGGGTTTGTCGATGGCAGCGTGCGGAATCCGGGGTATTACCTGGAGCGGCGGATTCCGCAGTGGCTGGCTGGAAACTGA
- a CDS encoding sulfurtransferase produces MPLAQLITAQQLAERLEAPALVILDCRFALEDIDYGQRSYAEGHIAGAHFADLERDLSGPIIKGVTGRHPLPDPERLVERLRDWGIDNDSEIVLYDDGPGAFAARAWWLLAWLGKRSGVFILDGGLKAWHAAGLPLSLDPPVRREGNFSGEPDASLVLDAAQLGERLGKPELTLIDARGLPRFRGEVEPIDPVAGHIPGAQCAAFTDNLGADGRFLPAEQLNQRFAQKLDKRSPEQLVAYCGSGVTACHNLFALALAGYPLGKLYAGSWSEWITDSKRAVATGD; encoded by the coding sequence ATGCCCCTCGCGCAACTGATCACCGCCCAGCAATTGGCCGAACGCCTGGAGGCGCCGGCGCTGGTGATTCTCGATTGCCGTTTTGCCCTGGAAGACATCGATTATGGTCAGCGCAGTTATGCCGAGGGGCATATTGCCGGGGCGCACTTTGCCGACCTTGAGCGCGACCTCAGCGGGCCGATCATCAAGGGCGTGACCGGCCGCCACCCGTTGCCGGACCCGGAGCGTCTGGTCGAGCGCCTGCGGGACTGGGGCATCGACAACGACAGCGAAATCGTCCTCTACGACGACGGTCCAGGTGCCTTCGCGGCCAGGGCCTGGTGGCTGCTGGCCTGGCTGGGCAAGCGCAGTGGTGTATTCATCCTCGATGGCGGCCTCAAGGCCTGGCACGCGGCCGGGCTGCCGCTGAGCCTCGATCCGCCGGTCAGGCGCGAAGGCAACTTCAGTGGTGAGCCGGACGCCAGCCTGGTGCTGGATGCTGCGCAGTTGGGCGAGCGCCTGGGCAAGCCGGAGCTTACGTTGATCGATGCCCGTGGCCTGCCGCGCTTTCGCGGCGAGGTCGAGCCGATCGATCCGGTGGCCGGGCATATTCCCGGTGCACAATGCGCAGCCTTTACCGACAACCTCGGCGCCGACGGGCGGTTTCTGCCGGCCGAGCAGCTCAACCAGCGCTTTGCCCAGAAGCTGGACAAGCGTTCGCCAGAGCAACTGGTCGCTTACTGCGGGTCGGGGGTGACGGCTTGCCACAACCTGTTTGCCCTGGCGCTGGCGGGGTATCCGCTGGGCAAGCTGTATGCGGGCTCGTGGAGTGAGTGGATTACCGACTCCAAGCGGGCGGTGGCCACTGGCGACTGA
- a CDS encoding TetR/AcrR family transcriptional regulator translates to MAPRIKTRERIVQNSLELFNQQGERSVSTNHIAAHMEISPGNLYYHFANKQEIIAVLFTQYEELVESFLRPPQGRVATVEDKRFYLKALLAAMWNYRFLHRDLEHLLDSDKELAARYRRFSQRCLLQGQAIYRGFVEAGIVEMDSVQIESLTLNAWIVLTSWVRFLCTTRENSAHLSEEAFKRGVYQVLVLELGFVTAKARPAVDALCQEFYVSLNQALEQ, encoded by the coding sequence ATGGCCCCGCGTATCAAGACCCGCGAGCGCATCGTGCAGAACAGCCTGGAGCTGTTCAACCAGCAGGGCGAGCGCAGTGTCAGCACTAACCACATTGCCGCGCACATGGAGATTTCGCCCGGCAACCTGTACTACCACTTCGCCAACAAGCAGGAAATCATCGCCGTGCTCTTCACCCAGTATGAAGAGCTGGTGGAAAGCTTTTTGCGCCCGCCCCAGGGGCGTGTTGCAACAGTCGAAGACAAGCGCTTCTACCTCAAGGCGTTGCTGGCGGCGATGTGGAACTACCGCTTTCTGCACCGCGACCTGGAACACCTGCTCGACAGCGACAAGGAACTGGCCGCCCGTTACCGGCGCTTCTCCCAGCGCTGCCTGCTGCAGGGCCAGGCGATCTACCGCGGCTTTGTCGAGGCCGGCATCGTCGAGATGGACAGCGTGCAGATCGAGTCGCTGACCCTCAATGCCTGGATCGTGCTTACGTCCTGGGTGCGTTTTCTCTGTACCACTCGCGAAAATTCCGCGCACTTGAGTGAAGAAGCCTTCAAGCGCGGTGTCTATCAGGTATTGGTGCTGGAGCTTGGCTTCGTCACCGCCAAGGCGCGCCCCGCCGTCGACGCCTTGTGCCAGGAGTTCTACGTTTCGCTTAACCAGGCGCTGGAGCAATAA